One window of bacterium genomic DNA carries:
- a CDS encoding SIMPL domain-containing protein, producing MAISERRDLVPAAAILALGLVVGLALAGRFIGGGVARFRSETRTVTVKGLVEKEVKADQATWTLYFRRAGADLKEAHARISADREAAVAFLVAQGFPSEAISRQGTRIIDKLAREYGENQAGDRFRYVLTSSVQVTTPDVDRIAKAVGATESLVASGVVLDGEQGGFANPRYAVTAFGALRPQLLAEATANARETARQFAADAGAAVGRIRTANQGAIQIFGSDGNDESAPYSPTSTPLKKIRVVSTFEFELR from the coding sequence ATGGCGATCTCGGAGCGCAGGGACCTGGTACCGGCGGCGGCGATCCTCGCCCTCGGTCTCGTCGTCGGCCTCGCCCTGGCAGGGCGCTTCATCGGCGGCGGGGTCGCGCGCTTTCGCTCCGAGACGCGAACGGTGACCGTCAAGGGACTGGTCGAGAAAGAGGTCAAGGCCGACCAGGCGACCTGGACCCTCTACTTCCGGCGCGCCGGCGCGGACCTCAAGGAAGCCCACGCCCGCATCAGCGCCGACCGGGAAGCCGCTGTCGCCTTCCTGGTTGCGCAGGGCTTTCCCTCCGAGGCGATCAGCCGTCAGGGCACGCGGATCATCGACAAGCTGGCTCGCGAGTACGGCGAGAACCAGGCCGGCGATCGCTTCCGCTACGTGCTGACCAGCTCCGTCCAGGTGACGACGCCGGATGTCGACCGCATCGCGAAGGCGGTCGGGGCGACGGAGAGCCTCGTCGCGTCGGGCGTCGTCCTGGACGGCGAGCAAGGAGGCTTCGCCAATCCGCGCTACGCCGTCACCGCCTTCGGCGCCCTGCGGCCACAGCTCCTCGCCGAGGCGACCGCCAACGCCCGCGAGACGGCGCGCCAGTTCGCGGCCGACGCGGGGGCCGCGGTGGGCCGCATTCGCACGGCGAACCAGGGCGCGATCCAGATCTTCGGCAGCGACGGCAACGACGAGTCGGCGCCCTACAGCCCGACGAGCACGCCGCTCAAGAAGATCCGCGTGGTCA